The following DNA comes from Larimichthys crocea isolate SSNF unplaced genomic scaffold, L_crocea_2.0 scaffold110, whole genome shotgun sequence.
CCTGTTCGAACACACGCACGTctacaggaagaggaagaggacgtgATGTTCGTGGTCCACACAGAGCGCTCTGAGCTGCATTCAGACTCTCAGCTCACCTGTCCAGAGTTCCTGAACTTGGAAGCCATCGCTCCGCTCACCGCCGCGTCGACGTCAGCGCTATCGAACACAATGAAGGGGGCGTGGCCACCCAGCTCCATGGACGCCTTCTTCACAGTGTCAGCCGCCATTTTCAGCAGAATCTGAGAAGAGACAgtcaggtttaagacagtctgcggggacgtctcggagactacgtccaggttttagacagtctgcggggacgtcacagagactacgtccaggtttaagacagtctgcggggacgtctccGAGACTACATATCAGATTCTCACCTTGCCGGTTGCCGTGGAGCCGGTGAAGGAGATTTTGGCCACCAGCGGGTCGGTGCAGAGAACCTCCCCGACTGCCGGCGTCTTCTCTCTGGAACATGGAACCACGTTGAAGACGCCTGCAGGGATCCCGGCCTGCTCTGCCAGCTGCAAAACCAAAACGTGACGACGTGAAATCATTTAAACGACGGCAGAAAAGTCAAAATAACTCCTGAGTGCGATGTTTGCCGACCTCAGCCAGAGCGAGCGCTGACAGCGGGGTGTCCTCTGCTGGTTTGATCACCACCGTGCAGCCGGCGGCCAGAGCAGCTCCAACCTTCCTGGTGATCATGGCGCTCGGGAAGTTCCactgtggagaaaatgtgtgtgtgctaacgttagccacaaAGACGCTTCAGAGGTCACGTGATCACATGCAGGTGTTTCCCAGACAAGCTCAGCTAATTGGCTGCTCACCGGAGTGATGATGGAGGCCACGCCCACGGGCTGTTTCAGCAGGAAGATCTTCCGGTCTTTGGCGGGCGACGGGACGATGTCGCCGTAAACGCGTCGAGCCTCCTCCGAAAACCACTCCACGAAGGAGGCGGAGTACGTGATCTCCCCGAGAGACTCCTTCAAGGGTTTACCCTGCAACGACACGACATCAGACAGTGACACGGCTCGGCCTGCAGGTGGAATGATGCCAAACTgtactgcagtacagtgtgAGGTCATCAAAGTAAAGTGTTTATGACCTAATGACACCCAACCCATGTGTGGAGGTGATTTATGCTGTTCTGTGACCAAAGAAAGTTTCCGAGCCGAGCTAGGTGTGTGGTTCCCTGTTCCTGATGGATGCGTGATAATCGCCTATCGAGCTGGAGGATCCTGATTGGATGGGCAGCTCGCTCTCTCAGTTTGCCGTCGTGTTAATTATTGAACTAACTCGTTAACAGGATGACTGTCAGGTGAAgttaaaacactgattaaacTGTGATCAAAGCCTCTGTTCCTGTCtaggactcttattttgaaggttgtTCGTGTTGAGCAGCGTGTCCGCCTCCCTCTCTGTGTATTATTAATCTGATATCCTgacaataaataactttaacacGTCTGGCTCGTTAGATAACAGCTTCCTGCAGTCCGTCAGGATACTCACGCTCTCGAAGGTGATCAGCTTGGCCAGGTCTTCTTTGTGCAGCGTCATCAGGTCGAACCATTTCCTCAACAGGATGCTCCGCTCCTGCAGGAGAACCAATCAGATCACATCAGgagttttatatataaatgtaaataaaaatgtataaatgtctcTCGCTGATATTTCATGACCTGTCGTGACCTCGAGGAGAATCACATGACCAACCACAAACTAGAGAGCGAGGACGTTCAGAGGACGGACGGCTGTCCACAACGAGGAGGAGCTTCATGTGAACGGTGATGGATTATGTTTGTCCACCGTCACCGAAGTGTGAACGCATTTTGATCAGATTAATATTTCACAGAGAGACGAGACGTTCAGTCCGTTCTACAGTTCACgagtttgtttaaagtttttagGTTTGGTGTCGtgtaattaaagtttttttctttcttcaaattcacgctgagtgaaaaaaaaagtttaaataataaagtttgagtttgtttgttcgtctctttatgtgtaaaatgtgaaaaacagaaaacatgaaggtGGATCGGCCCGACACGACTGTACACCTGTCCATGGTAATGTTCTAACGGAATTACGTAAGAACACGTTAATGTTCTTTGAGAATTTCAATTTAAGTTTAagtgaaaaatctgtttttcaagctttttttttaaaagaaaaaaatattttttttttcagaatgctgaaatattttttaagaaaaaatactTTCTCCCCCCCAGAATTATTNNNNNNNNNNNNNNNNNNNNNNNNNNNNNNNNNNNNNNNNNNNNNNNNNNNNNNNNNNNNNNNNNNNNNNNNNNNNNNNNNNNNNNNNNNNNNNNNNNNNNNNNNNNNNNNNNNNNNNNNNNNNNNNNNNNNNNNNNNNNNNNNNNNNNNNNNNNNNNNNNNNNNNNNNNNNNNNNNNNNNNNNNNNNNNNNNNNNNNNNNNNNNNNNNNNNNNNNNNNNNNNNNNNNNNNNNNNNNNNNNNNNNNNNNNNNNNNNNNNNNNNNNNNNNNNNNNNNNNNNNNNNNNNNNNNNNNNNNNNNNNNNNNNNNNNNNNNNNNNNNNNNNNNNNNNNNNNNNNNNNNNNNNNNNNNNNNNNNNNNNNNNNNNNNNNNNNNNNNNNNNNNNNNNNNNNNNNNNNNNNNNNNNNNNNNNNNNNNNNNNNNNNNNNNNNNNNNNNNNNNNNNNNNNNNNNNNNNNNNNNNNNNNNNNNNNNNNNNNNNNNNNNNNNNNNNNNNNNNNNNNNNNNNNNNNNNNNNNNNNNNNNNNNNNNNNNNNNNNNNNNNNNNNNNNNNNNNNNNNNNNNNNNNNNNNNNNNNNNNNNNNNNNNNNNNNNNNNNNNNNNNNNNNNNNNNNNNNNNNNNNNNNNNNNNNNNNNNNNNNNNNNNNNNNNNNNNNNNNNNNNNNNNNNNNNNNNNNNNNNNNNNNNNNNNNNNNNNNNNNNNNNNNNNNNNNNNNNNNNNNNNNNNNNNNNNNNNNNNNNNNNNNNNNNNNNNNNNNNNNNNNNNNNNNNNNNNNNNNNNNNNNNNNNNNNNNNNNNNNNNNNNNNNNNNNNNNNNNNNNNNNNNNNNNNNNNNNNNNNNNNNNNNNNNNNNNNNNNNNNNNNNNNNNNNNNNNNNNNNNNNNNNNNNNNNNNNNNNNNNNNNNNNNNNNNNNNNNNNNNNNNNNNNNNNNNNNNNNNNNNNNNNNNNNNNNNNNNNNNNNNNNNNNNNNNNNNNNNNNNNNNNNNNNNNNNNNNNNNNNNNNNNNNNNNNNNNNNNNNNNNNNNNNNNNNNNNNNNNNNNNNNNNNNNNNNNNNNNNNNNNNNNNNNNNNNNNNNNNNNNNNNNNNNNNNNNNNNNNNNNNNNNNNNNNNNNNNNNNNNNNNNNNNNNNNNNNNNNNNNNNNNNNNNNNNNNNNNNNNNNNNNNNNNNNNNNNNNNNNNNNNNNNNNNNNNNNNNNNNNNNNNNNNNNNNNNNNNNNNNNNNNNNNNNNNNNNNNNNNNNNNNNNNNNNNNNNNNNNNNNNNNNNNNNNNNNNNNNNNNNNNNNNNNNNNNNNNNNNNNNNNNNNNNNNNNNNNNNNNNNNNNNNNNNNNNNNNNNNNNNNNNNNNNNNNNNNNNNNNNNNNNNNNNNNNNNNNNNNNNNNNNNNNNNNNNNNNNNNNNNNNNNNNNNNNNNNNNNNNNNNNNNNNNNNNNNNNNNNNNNNNNNNNNNNNNNNNNNNNNNNNNNNNNNNNNNNNNNNNNNNNNNNNNNNNNNNNNNNNNNNNNNNNNNNNNNNNNNNNNNNNNNNNNNNNNNNNNNNNNNNNNNNNNNNNNNNNNNNNNNNNNNNNNNNNNNNNNNNNNNNNNNNNNNNNNNNNNNNNNNNNNNNNNNNNNNNNNNNNNNNNNNNNNNNNNNNNNNNNNNNNNNNNNNNNNNNNNNNNNNNNNNNNNNNNNNNNNNNNNNNNNNNNNNNNNNNNNNNNNNNNNNNNNNNNNNNNNNNNNNNNNNNNNNNNNNNNNNNNNNNNNNNNNNNNNNNNNNNNNNNNNNNNNNNNNNNNNNNNNNNNNNNNNNNNNNNNNNNNNNNNNNNNNNNNNNNNNNNNNNNNNNNNNNNNNNNNNNNNNNNNNNNNNNNNNNNNNNNNNNNNNNNNNNNNNNNNNNNNNNNNNNNNNNNNNNNNNNNNNNNNNNNNNNNNNNNNNNNNNNNNNNNNNNNNNNNNNNNNNNNNNNNNNNNNNNNNNNNNNNNNNNNNNNNNNNNNNNNNNNNNNNNNNNNNNNNNNNNNNNNNNNNNNNNNNNNNNNNNNNNNNNNNNNNNNNNNNNNNNNNNNNNNNNNNNNNNNNNNNNNNNNNNNNNNNNNNNNNNNNNNNNNNNNNNNNNNNNNNNNNNNNNNNNNNNNNNNNNNNNNNNNNNNNNNNNNNNNNNNNNNNNNNNNNNNNNNNNNNNNNNNNNNNNNNNNNNNNNNNNNNNNNNNNNNNNNNNNNNNNNNNNNNNNNNNNNNNNNNNNNNNNNNNNNNNNNNNNNNNNNNNNNNNNNNNNNNNNNNNNNNNNNNNNNNNNNNNNNNNNNNNNNNNNNNNNNNNNNNNNNNNNNNNNNNNNNNNNNNNNNNNNNNNNNNNNNNNNNNNNNNNNNNNNNNNNNNNNNNNNNNNNNNNNNNNNNNNNNNNNNNNNNNNNNNNNNNNNNNNNNNNNNNNNNNNNNNNNNNNNNNNNNNNNNNNNNNNNNNNNNNNNNNNNNNNNNNNNNNNNNNNNNNNNNNNNNNNNNNNNNNNNNNNNNNNNNNNNNNNNNNNNNNNNNNNNNNNNNNNNNNNNNNNNNNNNNNNNNNNNNNNNNNNNNNNNNNNNNNNNNNNNNNNNNNNNNNNNNNNNNNNNNNNNNNNNNNNNNNNNNNNNNNNNNNNNNNNNNNNNNNNNNNNNNNNNNNNNNNNNNNNNNNNNNNNNNNNNNNNNNNNNNNNNNNNNNNNNNNNNNNNNNNNNNNNNNNNNNNNNNNNNNNNNNNNNNNNNNNNNNNNNNNNNNNNNNNNNNNNNNNNNNNNNNNNNNNNNNNNNNNNNNNNNNNNNNNNNNNNNNNNNNNNNNNNNNNNNNNNNNNNNNNNNNNNNNNNNNNNNNNNNNNNNNNNNNNNNNNNNNNNNNNNNNNNNNNNNNNNNNNNNNNNNNNNNNNNNNNNNNNNNNNNNNNNNNNNNNNNNNNNNNNNNNNNNNNNNNNNNNNNNNNNNNNNNNNNNNNNNNNNNNNNNNNNNNNNNNNNNNNNNNNNNNNNNNNNNNNNNNNNNNNNNNNNNNNNNNNNNNNNNNNNNNNNNNNNNNNNNNNNNNNNNNNNNNNNNNNNNNNNNNNNNNNNNNNNNNNNNNNNNNNNNNNNNNNNNNNNNNNNNNNNNNNNNNNNNNNNNNNNNNNNNNNNNNNNNNNNNNNNNNNNNNNNNNNNNNNNNNNNNNNNNNNNNNNNNNNNNNNNNNNNNNNNNNNNNNNNNNNNNNNNNNNNNNNNNNNNNNNNNNNNNNNNNNNNNNNNNNNNNNNNNNNNNNNNNNNNNNNNNNNNNNNNNNNNNNNNNNNNNNNNNNNNNNNNNNNNNNNNNNNNNNNNNNNNNNNNNNNNNNNNNNNNNNNNNNNNNNNNNNNNNNNNNNNNNNNNNNNNNNNNNNNNNNNNNNNNNNNNNNNNNNNNNNNNNNNNNNNNNNNNNNNNNNNNNNNNNNNNNNNNNNNNNNNNNNNNNNNNNNNNNNNNNNNNNNNNNNNNNNNNNNNNNNNNNNNNNNNNNNNNNNNNNNNNNNNNNNNNNNNNNNNNNNNNNNNNNNNNNNNNNNNNNNNNNNNNNNNNNNNNNNNNNNNNNNNNNNNNNNNNNNNNNNNNNNNNNNNNNNNNNNNNNNNNNNNNNNNNNNNNNNNNNNNNNNNNNNNNNNNNNNNNNNNNNNNNNNNNNNNNNNNNNNNNNNNNNNNNNNNNNNNNNNNNNNNNNNNNNNNNNNNNNNNNNNNNNNNNNNNNNNNNNNNNNNNNNNNNNNNNNNNNNNNNNNNNNNNNNNNNNNNNNNNNNNNNNNNNNNNNNNNNNNNNNNNNNNNNNNNNNNNNNNNNNNNNNNNNNNNNNNNNNNNNNNNNNNNNNNNNNNNNNNNNNNNNNNNNNNNNNNNNNNNNNNNNNNNNNNNNNNNNNNNNNNNNNNNNNNNNNNNNNNNNNNNNNNNNNNNNNNNNNNNNNNNNNNNNNNNNNNNNNNNNNNNNNNNNNNNNNNNNNNNNNNNNNNNNNNNNNNNNNNNNNNNNNNNNNNNNNNNNNNNNNNNNNNNNNNNNNNNNNNNNNNNNNNNNNNNNNNNNNNNNNNNNNNNNNNNNNNNNNNNNNNNNNNNNNNNNNNNNNNNNNNNNNNNNNNNNNNNNNNNNNNNNNNNNNNNNNNNNNNNNNNNNNNNNNNNNNNNNNNNNNNNNNNNNNNNNNNNNNNNNNNNNNNNNNNNNNNNNNNNNNNNNNNNNNNNNNNNNNNNNNNNNNNNNNNNNNNNNNNNNNNNNNNNNNNNNNNNNNNNNNNNNNNNNNNNNNNNNNNNNNNNNNNNNNNNNNNNNNNNNNNNNNNNNNNNNNNNNNNNNNNNNNNNNNNNNNNNNNNNNNNNNNNNNNNNNNNNNNNNNNNNNNNNNNNNNNNNNNNNNNNNNNNNNNNNNNNNNNNNNNNNNNNNNNNNNNNNNNNNNNNNNNNNNNNNNNNNNNNNNNNNNNNNNNNNNNNNNNNNNNNNNNNNNNNNNNNNNNNNNNNNNNNNNNNNNNNNNNNNNNNNNNNNNNNNNNNNNNNNNNNNNNNNNNNNNNNNNNNNNNNNNNNNNNNNNNNNNNNNNNNNNNNNNNNNNNNNNNNNNNNNNNNNNNNNNNNNNNNNNNNNNNNNNNNNNNNNNNNNNNNNNNNNNNNNNNNNNNNNNNNNNNNNNNNNNNNNNNNNNNNNNNNNNNNNNNNNNNNNNNNNNNNNNNNNNNNNNNNNNNNNNNNNNNNNNNNNNNNNNNNNNNNNNNNNNNNNNNNNNNNNNNNNNNNNNNNNNNNNNNNNNNNNNNNNNNNNNNNNNNNNNNNNNNNNNNNNNNNNNNNNNNNNNNNNNNNNNNNNNNNNNNNNNNNNNNNNNNNNNNNNNNNNNNNNNNNNNNNNNNNNNNNNNNNNNNNNNNNNNNNNNNNNNNNNNNNNNNNNNNNNNNNNNNNNNNNNNNNNNNNNNNNNNNNNNNNNNNNNNNNNNNNNNNNNNNNNNNNNNNNNNNNNNNNNNNNNNNNNNNNNNNNNNNNNNNNNNNNNNNNNNNNNNNNNNNNNNNNNNNNNNNNNNNNNNNNNNNNNNNNNNNNNNNNNNNNNNNNNNNNNNNNNNNNNNNNNNNNNNNNNNNNNNNNNNNNNNNNNNNNNNNNNNNNNNNNNNNNNNNNNNNNNNNNNNNNNNNNNNNNNNNNNNNNNNNNNNNNNNNNNNNNNNNNNNNNNNNNNNNNNNNNNNNNNNNNNNNNNNNNNNNNNNNNNNNNNNNNNNNNNNNNNNNNNNNNNNNNNNNNNNNNNNNNNNNNNNNNNNNNNNNNNNNNNNNNNNNNNNNNNNNNNNNNNNNNNNNNNNNNNNNNNNNNNNNNNNNNNNNNNNNNNNNNNNNNNNNNNNNNNNNNNNNNNNNNNNNNNNNNNNNNNNNNNNNNNNNNNNNNNNNNNNNNNNNNNNNNNNNNNNNNNNNNNNNNNNNNNNNNNNNNNNNNNNNNNNNNNNNNNNNNNNNNNNNNNNNNNNNNNNNNNNNNNNNNNNNNNNNNNNNNNNNNNNNNNNNNNNNNNNNNNNNNNNNNNNNNNNNNNNNNNNNNNNNNNNNNNNNNNNNNNNNNNNNNNNNNNNNNNNNNNNNNNNNNNNNNNNNNNNNNNNNNNNNNNNNNNNNNNNNNNNNNNNNNNNNNNNNNNNNNNNNNNNNNNNNNNNNNNNNNNNNNNNNNNNNNNNNNNNNNNNNNNNNNNNNNNNNNNNNNNNNNNNNNNNNNNNNNNNNNNNNNNNNNNNNNNNNNNNNNNNNNNNNNNNNNNNNNNNNNNNNNNNNNNNNNNNNNNNNNNNNNNNNNNNNNNNNNNNNNNNNNNNNNNNNNNNNNNNNNNNNNNNNNNNNNNNNNNNNNNNNNNNNNNNNNNNNNNNNNNNNNNNNNNNNNNNNNNNNNNNNNNNNNNNNNNNNNNNNNNNNNNNNNNNNNNNNNNNNNNNNNNNNNNNNNNNNNNNNNNNNNNNNNNNNNNNNNNNNNNNNNNNNNNNNNNNNNNNNNNNNNNNNNNNNNNNNNNNNNNNNNNNNNNNNNNNNNNNNNNNNNNNNNNNNNNNNNNNNNNNNNNNNNNNNNNNNNNNNNNNNNNNNNNNNNNNNNNNNNNNNNNNNNNNNNNNNNNNNNNNNNNNNNNNNNNNNNNNNNNNNNNNNNNNNNNNNNNNNNNNNNNNNNNNNNNNNNNNNNNNNNNNNNNNNNNNNNNNNNNNNNNNNNNNNNNNNNNNNNNNNNNNNNNNNNNNNNNNNNNNNNNNNNNNNNNNNNNNNNNNNNNNNNNNNNNNNNNNNNNNNNNNNNNNNNNNNNNNNNNNNNNNNNNNNNNNNNNNNNNNNNNNNNNNNNNNNNNNNNNNNNNNNNNNNNNNNNNNNNNNNNNNNNNNNNNNNNNNNNNNNNNNNNNNNNNNNNNNNNNNNNNNNNNNNNNNNNNNNNNNNNNNNNNNNNNNNNNNNNNNNNNNNNNNNNNNNNNNNNNNNNNNNNNNNNNNNNNNNNNNNNNNNNNNNNNNNNNNNNNNNNNNNNNNNNNNNNNNNNNNNNNNNNNNNNNNNNNNNNNNNNNNNNNNNNNNNNNNNNNNNNNNNNNNNNNNNNNNNNNNNNNNNNNNNNNNNNNNNNNNNNNNNNNNNNNNNNNNNNNNNNNNNNNNNNNNNNNNNNNNNNNNNNNNNNNNNNNNNNNNNNNNNNNNNNNNNNNNNNNNNNNNNNNNNNNNNNNNNNNNNNNNNNNNNNNNNNNNNNNNNNNNNNNNNNNNNNNNNNNNNNNNNNNNNNNNNNNNNNNNNNNNNNNNNNNNNNNNNNNNNNNNNNNNNNNNNNNNNNNNNNNNNNNNNNNNNNNNNNNNNNNNNNNNNNNNNNNNNNNNNNNNNNNNNNNNNNNNNNNNNNNNNNNNNNNNNNNNNNNNNNNNNNNNNNNNNNNNNNNNNNNNNNNNNNNNNNNNNNNNNNNNNNNNNNNNNNNNNNNNNNNNNNNNNNNNNNNNNNNNNNNNNNNNNNNNNNNNNNNNNNNNNNNNNNNNNNNNNNNNNNNNNNNNNNNNNNNNNNNNNNNNNNNNNNNNNNNNNNNNNNNNNNNNNNNNNNNNNNNNNNNNNNNNNNNNNNNNNNNNNNNNNNNNNNNNNNNNNNNNNNNNNNNNNNNNNNNNNNNNNNNNNNNNNNNNNNNNNNNNNNNNNNNNNNNNNNNNNNNNNNNNNNNNNNNNNNNNNNNNNNNNNNNNNNNNNNNNNNNNNNNNNNNNNNNNNNNNNNNNNNNNNNNNNNNNNNNNNNNNNNNNNNNNNNNNNNNNNNNNNNNNNNNNNNNNNNNNNNNNNNNNNNNNNNNNNNNNNNNNNNNNNNNNNNNNNNNNNNNNNNNNNNNNNNNNNNNNNNNNNNNNNNNNNNNNNNNNNNNNNNNNNNNNNNNNNNNNNNNNNNNNNNNNNNNNNNNNNNNNNNNNNNNNNNNNNNNNNNNNNNNNNNNNNNNNNNNNNNNNNNNNNNNNNNNNNNNNNNNNNNNNNNNNNNNNNNNNNNNNNNNNNNNNNNNNNNNNNNNNNNNNNNNNNNNNNNNNNNNNNNNNNNNNNNNNNNNNNNNNNNNNNNNNNNNNNNNNNNNNNNNNNNNNNNNNNNNNNNNNNNNNNNNNNNNNNNNNNNNNNNNNNNNNNNNNNNNNNNNNNNNNNNNNNNNNNNNNNNNNNNNNNNNNNNNNNNNNNNNNNNNNNNNNNNNNNNNNNNNNNNNNNNNNNNNNNNNNNNNNNNNNNNNNNNNNNNNNNNNNNNNNNNNNNNNNNNNNNNNNNNNNNNNNNNNNNNNNNNNNNNNNNNNNNNNNNNNNNNNNNNNNNNNNNNNNNNNNNNNNNNNNNNNNNNNNNNNNNNNNNNNNNNNNNNNNNNNNNNNNNNNNNNNNNNNNNNNNNNNNNNNNNNNNNNNNNNNNNNNNNNNNNNNNNNNNNNNNNNNNNNNNNNNNNNNNNNNNNNNNNNNNNNNNNNNNNNNNNNNNNNNNNNNNNNNNNNNNNNNNNNNNNNNNNNNNNNNNNNNNNNNNNNNNNNNNNNNNNNNNNNNNNNNNNNNNNNNNNNNNNNNNNNNNNNNNNNNNNNNNNNNNNNNNNNNNNNNNNNNNNNNNNNNNNNNNNNNNNNNNNNNNNNNNNNNNNNNNNNNNNNNNNNNNNNNNNNNNNNNNNNNNNNNNNNNNNNNNNNNNNNNNNNNNNNNNNNNNNNNNNNNNNNNNNNNNNNNNNNNNNNNNNNNNNNNNNNNNNNNNNNNNNNNNNNNNNNNNNNNNNNNNNNNNNNNNNNNNNNNNNNNNNNNNNNNNNNNNNNNNNNNNNNNNNNNNNNNNNNNNNNNNNNNNNNNNNNNNNNNNNNNNNNNNNNNNNNNNNNNNNNNNNNNNNNNNNNNNNNNNNNNNNNNNNNNNNNNNNNNNNNNNNNNNNNNNNNNNNNNNNNNNNNNNNNNNNNNNNNNNNNNNNNNNNNNNNNNNNNNNNNNNNNNNNNNNNNNNNNNNNNNNNNNNNNNNNNNNNNNNNNNNNNNNNNNNNNNNNNNNNNNNNNNNNNNNNNNNNNNNNNNNNNNNNNNNNNNNNNNNNNNNNNNNNNNNNNNNNNNNNNNNNNNNNNNNNNNNNNNNNNNNNNNNNNNNNNNNNNNNNNNNNNNNNNNNNNNNNNNNNNNNNNNNNNNNNNNNNNNNNNNNNNNNNNNNNNNNNNNNNNNNNNNNNNNNNNNNNNNNNNNNNNNNNNNNNNNNNNNNNNNNNNNNNNNNNNNNNNNNNNNNNNNNNNNNNNNNNNNNNNNNNNNNNNNNNNNNNNNNNNNNNNNNNNNNNNNNNNNNNNNNNNNNNNNNNNNNNNNNNNNNNNNNNNNNNNNNNNNNNNNNNNNNNNNNNNNNNNNNNNNNNNNNNNNNNNNNNNNNNNNNNNNNNNNNNNNNNNNNNNNNNNNNNNNNNNNNNNNNNNNNNNNNNNNNNNNNtatttaatttatatatatatatatat
Coding sequences within:
- the aldh5a1 gene encoding succinate-semialdehyde dehydrogenase, mitochondrial; its protein translation is MTLHKEDLAKLITFESGKPLKESLGEITYSASFVEWFSEEARRVYGDIVPSPAKDRKIFLLKQPVGVASIITPWNFPSAMITRKVGAALAAGCTVVIKPAEDTPLSALALAELAEQAGIPAGVFNVVPCSREKTPAVGEVLCTDPLVAKISFTGSTATGKILLKMAADTVKKASMELGGHAPFIVFDSADVDAAVSGAMASKFRNSGQTCVCSNRFLVQSGIHDRFMEKLSQAMDAELRVGHGLDPETTQGPLINSRAAEKVAQQISDAVSRGATLLKGGKRLDGFFMEPTLLTDVTTDMLCMKEETFGPLLPVVRFNTEEEALAIANASHVGLAGYCYSQDVSQIWRVAEALEVGIVGVNEGLLSTAEATFGGVKQSGLGREGSKYGIEEYLEVKYMCFGNLKP